From Luteococcus japonicus, one genomic window encodes:
- a CDS encoding disulfide bond formation protein DsbA yields the protein MMTSVDFWFDPLCPWAWMTSRWMLEVEKVRDVNTTFHVMSLSVLNDGRDLPEEYVEHMREGWVGVRAALLVEQQYGSEQLREFYTALGTRYHLGKEPKTIETVRAALAELGLDEAIADKADAWKPGDEPDELDVALRTSHHEGMDPVGDEVGTPVIHINGKALFGPVISPAPKGEQAGRLFDGFALVTEYDGFYELKRTRTVGPIFD from the coding sequence ATGATGACGAGTGTTGACTTCTGGTTCGATCCCCTGTGTCCATGGGCATGGATGACCTCTCGCTGGATGTTGGAGGTGGAGAAGGTGCGCGACGTGAACACCACCTTCCACGTGATGAGCCTCTCGGTGCTCAATGACGGGCGTGACCTGCCGGAGGAGTACGTGGAGCACATGCGCGAGGGCTGGGTCGGTGTGCGCGCCGCCCTCCTGGTGGAGCAGCAGTACGGCAGCGAGCAGCTCCGCGAGTTCTACACCGCGCTGGGCACCCGCTATCACCTGGGCAAGGAGCCCAAGACCATCGAGACGGTGCGCGCCGCCCTGGCCGAGCTGGGCCTGGACGAGGCAATCGCCGACAAGGCCGACGCGTGGAAGCCGGGCGACGAGCCCGACGAGCTGGATGTCGCCCTGCGCACGAGCCACCACGAGGGCATGGATCCCGTCGGCGACGAGGTGGGCACCCCGGTGATCCACATCAACGGCAAGGCTCTGTTCGGACCCGTGATCAGCCCGGCTCCCAAGGGGGAGCAGGCCGGCCGCCTGTTCGACGGTTTCGCCCTGGTCACCGAGTATGACGGCTTCTACGAGCTGAAGCGCACCCGCACCGTGGGCCCGATCTTCGACTGA